A portion of the Camelus bactrianus isolate YW-2024 breed Bactrian camel chromosome 25, ASM4877302v1, whole genome shotgun sequence genome contains these proteins:
- the NDUFAF6 gene encoding NADH dehydrogenase (ubiquinone) complex I, assembly factor 6 isoform X3 has product MKIIDEREKNLDDKPYRNIQELEDYGENTQSSLLYLTLEILGIKDLHADHAASHIGKAQGIVTCLRATPYHGSRRRVFLPMDVCVLHGVSQEDFLRKSQDKNVRDVVYDVASQAHLHLKHARSFHKSVPVKAFPAFLQTVALEDYLKKIQKVDFDIFHPSLQQKNALLPLSLYIQSWRKRY; this is encoded by the exons ATGAAAATCATTGATGAAAGA GAAAAGAATTTGGATGACAAACCATATCGTAATATCCAGGAACTGGAAGATTATGGTGAGAACACACAGAGCTCTCTTCTTTATTTAACGTTAGAAATATtgg GTATAAAAGATCTTCACGCAGATCATGCTGCAAGTCACATTGGAAAAGCACAAGGCATTGTCACCTGCTTGAGAGCAACGCCCTATCACGGTAGCAGAAGAAGGGTGTTCCTTCCCATGGATGTTTGTGTGCTG CATGGTGTTTCACAAGAGGATTTTCTACGGAAGAGCCAAGATAAAAATGTGCGAGATGTGGTATATGACGTTGCCAGCCAGGCACACTTGCACCTGAAGCAT GCTAGGTCTTTCCACAAAAGTGTTcctgtgaaagcatttcctgctTTTCTTCAGACA GTTGCTCTGGAGGACTacttaaagaaaatacaaaaagtgGATTTTGATATATTCCACCCATCTTTACAGCAGAAGAATGCATTACTTCCCTTATCTTTGTACATTCAGTCATGGAGAAAAAGATACTAA
- the NDUFAF6 gene encoding NADH dehydrogenase (ubiquinone) complex I, assembly factor 6 isoform X2, with amino-acid sequence MWNWLRLVKDSVSEKTIGLMRIQFWKKTVDDIYCDNPPHQPVAIELWKAVRRHNLTKRWLMKIIDEREKNLDDKPYRNIQELEDYGENTQSSLLYLTLEILGIKDLHADHAASHIGKAQGIVTCLRATPYHGSRRRVFLPMDVCVLHGVSQEDFLRKSQDKNVRDVVYDVASQAHLHLKHARSFHKSVPVKAFPAFLQTVALEDYLKKIQKVDFDIFHPSLQQKNALLPLSLYIQSWRKRY; translated from the exons ATGTGGAACTGGCTCAGGCTG GTTAAGGACTCAGTCTCTGAGAAAACAATAGGACTGATGCGAATACAGTTTTGGAAGAAAACTGTGGATGATATTTACTGTGACAATCCACCACACCAGCCTGTGGCCATTGAACTatggaag GCTGTCAGAAGACATAATCTGACTAAAAGGTGGCTTATGAAAATCATTGATGAAAGA GAAAAGAATTTGGATGACAAACCATATCGTAATATCCAGGAACTGGAAGATTATGGTGAGAACACACAGAGCTCTCTTCTTTATTTAACGTTAGAAATATtgg GTATAAAAGATCTTCACGCAGATCATGCTGCAAGTCACATTGGAAAAGCACAAGGCATTGTCACCTGCTTGAGAGCAACGCCCTATCACGGTAGCAGAAGAAGGGTGTTCCTTCCCATGGATGTTTGTGTGCTG CATGGTGTTTCACAAGAGGATTTTCTACGGAAGAGCCAAGATAAAAATGTGCGAGATGTGGTATATGACGTTGCCAGCCAGGCACACTTGCACCTGAAGCAT GCTAGGTCTTTCCACAAAAGTGTTcctgtgaaagcatttcctgctTTTCTTCAGACA GTTGCTCTGGAGGACTacttaaagaaaatacaaaaagtgGATTTTGATATATTCCACCCATCTTTACAGCAGAAGAATGCATTACTTCCCTTATCTTTGTACATTCAGTCATGGAGAAAAAGATACTAA